The proteins below come from a single Micromonospora citrea genomic window:
- a CDS encoding transketolase-like TK C-terminal-containing protein, with translation MNERPPRTDLDVLDEIQRRVLWLATRIVDAANHDRDTGDGVKVGGHQASSASLVTAMTALWFAHLDAEDRVAVKPHASPVFHAIQYLLGNLDRSYLTRLRARGGLQSYPSRTKDPDEVDFSTGSVGLGAAAPLFAAATRRYVDAHFGARPHSRFVALIGDAELDEGNIWEAVADPATTGLGNVMWLVDFNRQSLDRVVPGVRINQWRGQFEAAGWHVVEVKYGRRLAEAYARPGGERLRDWIDAMPNEQYQSLFGLAGPALRRQFLDGAPDEVEAFIADVGDDELGPLVTDLGGHDMAAMLDAYAQCDAVTDRPSVVFAYTVKGWGLPIAGNPRNHSALLSTEQVDALRAAHGLTTETEWDRLDPASEAGIRAGERREALSRVPRERALGVTVPETTRVRANKPISTQEVFGRVLVELARNPEVGRYLVTTAPDVATSTNLAGFINKTGVFAPTEQRSWTEDRMLRWTESPAGQHIELGISEMNLFLLLGQLGLSWDLSAQPLLPVGTVYDPFVLRGLDAFLYGTYSGSRFVVAGTPSGITLAPEGGAHQSTITASVGLELPGVTFLEPAYAATLDWLLCDALGQIAGGSTPSATAAPAEDGAYYFRLSTRPIDQAPFEAARARLGDAVLRRQAVAGAYRLVDAHQAYPHLVDAPVVQLAASGAVLPEVLAAAAELAEEGIAAHVVDVTSLDRLYRAWQRTLRQGVRTATVPSVPGALRSAFADRVPVVTVHDAASHAMAWLGSAVGAPAVPLGVDEFGQSGSVHELYELHDLLPGSIVNAALAALSLR, from the coding sequence GTGAACGAGCGACCGCCCCGTACCGACCTCGACGTCCTCGACGAGATCCAGCGACGGGTGCTCTGGCTCGCCACCCGGATCGTGGACGCGGCCAACCACGACCGCGACACCGGCGACGGGGTGAAGGTGGGCGGGCACCAGGCGTCCAGCGCCTCGCTGGTGACGGCGATGACGGCGCTGTGGTTCGCGCACCTGGACGCCGAGGACCGGGTCGCGGTCAAGCCGCACGCCTCGCCGGTCTTCCACGCCATCCAGTACCTGCTGGGCAACCTCGACCGCTCCTACCTGACCCGGCTGCGGGCCCGGGGCGGCCTCCAGTCGTACCCGTCGCGGACAAAGGACCCCGACGAGGTGGACTTCTCCACCGGCTCGGTGGGGCTCGGCGCGGCGGCGCCGTTGTTCGCCGCGGCGACCCGGCGTTACGTCGACGCGCACTTCGGCGCCCGCCCGCACTCGCGGTTCGTCGCCCTGATCGGCGACGCCGAGCTGGACGAGGGCAACATCTGGGAGGCGGTCGCCGACCCGGCCACCACGGGCCTGGGCAACGTGATGTGGCTCGTCGACTTCAACCGGCAGTCGCTGGACCGGGTGGTGCCCGGGGTGCGGATCAACCAGTGGCGGGGGCAGTTCGAGGCCGCCGGCTGGCACGTCGTCGAGGTCAAGTACGGCCGAAGGCTCGCCGAGGCGTACGCCCGGCCGGGCGGGGAGCGGCTGCGCGACTGGATCGACGCGATGCCCAACGAGCAGTACCAGTCGCTGTTCGGGCTCGCCGGGCCGGCGCTGCGCAGGCAGTTCCTCGACGGCGCGCCGGACGAGGTCGAGGCGTTCATCGCCGACGTCGGCGACGACGAGCTGGGGCCGCTGGTCACCGACCTGGGCGGGCACGACATGGCGGCCATGCTCGACGCGTACGCCCAGTGCGACGCCGTGACCGACCGCCCCAGCGTGGTGTTCGCGTACACGGTGAAGGGGTGGGGGCTGCCGATCGCCGGCAACCCGCGCAACCACTCCGCGCTGCTCAGCACCGAGCAGGTCGACGCGCTGCGCGCCGCGCACGGCCTGACGACGGAGACCGAGTGGGACCGCCTCGACCCGGCGTCGGAGGCCGGCATCCGGGCCGGCGAGCGCCGGGAGGCGCTGTCCCGCGTGCCGCGCGAGCGGGCGCTGGGGGTCACCGTCCCGGAGACCACGAGGGTACGTGCCAACAAGCCGATCTCGACGCAGGAGGTCTTCGGCCGGGTGCTGGTCGAGCTGGCCCGCAACCCGGAGGTGGGCCGCTACCTGGTGACCACCGCGCCGGACGTGGCGACCTCCACCAACCTCGCCGGGTTCATCAACAAGACCGGCGTCTTCGCGCCCACCGAGCAGCGCTCCTGGACCGAGGACCGGATGCTGCGCTGGACGGAGAGCCCCGCCGGGCAGCACATCGAGCTGGGCATCTCGGAGATGAACCTGTTCCTGCTGCTCGGCCAGCTCGGCCTGTCGTGGGACCTGTCGGCCCAGCCGCTGCTGCCGGTCGGCACCGTCTACGACCCGTTCGTGCTGCGCGGCCTCGACGCGTTCCTCTACGGCACCTACTCCGGCTCCCGCTTCGTGGTCGCCGGCACCCCGTCGGGCATCACCCTCGCCCCGGAGGGCGGTGCCCACCAGTCGACCATCACCGCCTCGGTGGGCCTGGAGCTGCCCGGGGTGACGTTCCTCGAGCCGGCCTACGCCGCCACCCTGGACTGGCTGCTCTGCGACGCGTTGGGCCAGATCGCGGGCGGCTCCACCCCGTCGGCGACGGCCGCCCCGGCCGAGGACGGCGCGTACTACTTCCGGCTCAGCACCCGCCCGATCGACCAGGCGCCCTTCGAGGCGGCCCGGGCCCGGCTCGGCGACGCGGTGCTGCGCCGGCAGGCGGTCGCCGGGGCGTACCGCCTGGTCGACGCCCACCAGGCGTACCCGCACCTGGTCGACGCCCCGGTGGTGCAGCTCGCCGCCTCGGGCGCGGTGCTGCCCGAGGTGCTCGCCGCGGCGGCGGAGCTGGCCGAGGAGGGCATCGCCGCGCACGTCGTCGACGTCACCTCGCTGGACCGGCTCTACCGGGCCTGGCAGCGCACGCTGCGGCAGGGCGTCCGCACGGCGACCGTGCCGAGCGTGCCGGGCGCGCTGCGCTCGGCGTTCGCCGACCGGGTGCCGGTGGTGACCGTGCACGACGCCGCCTCGCACGCGATGGCGTGGCTGGGCTCGGCGGTCGGCGCCCCGGCGGTCCCGCTGGGCGTCGACGAGTTCGGCCAGTCCGGCAGCGTCCACGAGCTGTACGAGCTGCACGACCTGCTTCCCGGCAGCATCGTCAACGCCGCCCTCGCCGCCCTGTCCCTGCGCTGA
- a CDS encoding ABC transporter ATP-binding protein: protein MIEVRNLSKRYGNTVAVDGLTFTVRPGRVTGFLGPNGAGKSTTMRMMLDLDRPSGGQVRIDGMRYRQLSEPLRRVGALLDAGAVHPGRSAYHHLLWLAQSNRIPKARVREVLELVGLADVARKRVRGFSLGMGQRLGIAAALLGDPPVLLFDEPVNGLDPEGVLWIRHLMKGLAAEGRTVFVSSHLMSEMALTAAHLVVIGRGRLLADTTVDDFIAAHARSYVRIRTPEPERMRDALTAAGIVVRQAADGALEANGAQASEIGELAAAHGLTVHEVSTQSATLEEAFMRLTGDTVEYRAVGGQR from the coding sequence GTGATAGAAGTGCGCAACCTCAGCAAGCGGTACGGGAACACGGTCGCCGTGGACGGCCTCACCTTCACCGTACGGCCCGGCCGGGTGACGGGGTTTCTCGGGCCGAACGGGGCCGGGAAGTCCACCACGATGCGGATGATGCTGGATCTCGACCGGCCGTCCGGCGGTCAGGTCCGCATCGACGGCATGCGCTATCGGCAGCTGTCCGAACCGCTACGCCGGGTCGGCGCCCTGTTGGACGCCGGGGCGGTGCACCCCGGCCGCAGCGCGTACCACCATCTGCTGTGGCTGGCGCAGAGCAACCGGATCCCCAAGGCCCGGGTGCGGGAGGTCCTGGAGCTGGTCGGTCTGGCCGACGTGGCGAGGAAACGGGTCAGGGGCTTCTCGCTCGGCATGGGCCAACGGCTCGGCATCGCCGCCGCGCTGCTCGGCGATCCGCCGGTGCTGCTGTTCGACGAGCCCGTCAACGGGTTGGATCCGGAGGGCGTGCTCTGGATCCGGCACCTGATGAAGGGGCTGGCCGCCGAGGGGCGCACGGTCTTCGTCTCCAGTCATCTGATGAGCGAGATGGCGCTCACCGCGGCGCATCTCGTCGTGATCGGCCGCGGTCGGCTCCTCGCCGACACCACCGTCGACGACTTCATCGCGGCCCACGCCCGCTCGTACGTCCGAATCCGTACGCCGGAGCCGGAGCGGATGCGTGACGCGCTGACGGCGGCCGGCATCGTGGTTCGGCAGGCGGCGGACGGCGCGTTGGAGGCGAACGGGGCGCAAGCCTCGGAAATTGGCGAGTTGGCTGCGGCGCACGGTCTGACCGTCCACGAGGTCAGCACCCAGTCGGCCACGTTGGAGGAGGCGTTCATGAGGCTCACCGGGGACACCGTCGAGTACCGGGCCGTCGGAGGGCAGCGATGA
- the gatB gene encoding Asp-tRNA(Asn)/Glu-tRNA(Gln) amidotransferase subunit GatB produces the protein MSTIVLPSYDEVVERYEPVIGLETHVELGTNTKMWCGCPTDFGGAPNTRVCPVCLGLPGSLPVANKAAIEATIRIGLALNCSIAQWCRFARKNYFYPDMPKNFQISQYDEPLCFDGYLDVEVNGELVRIGIERVHLEEDTGKTLHVGGATGRIHGATESLVDYNRAGIPLVEIVTKPVAGTGALAPEVARAYVTELRDVIRSLGVSDVRMEEGSLRCDVNTSLNLPGQEWGTRTETKNVNSLRSVERAVRSEIIRQASVLDAGGRITQETRHFHEDTGDTTPGRSKETATDYRYFPEPDLVPLAPDAAWVAELKAALPELPRLHRRRLQEQWGLSEADMQSVLNAGAVELIEQTVAAGATPAAARKWWLGELSRRANETGVELADVGATPAQVAELQGLVDAGKLNDKLARTVLEGVVAGEGSPTEIMTNRGLGVVSDTGALTAAVDEAIAANPDIAEKVRSGKVAAAGALVGAVMKTTRGQADAKTVRELILERLTA, from the coding sequence ATGAGCACGATCGTCCTGCCGTCGTACGACGAGGTTGTCGAGCGTTATGAGCCGGTGATCGGCCTGGAGACCCACGTCGAGCTGGGCACGAACACCAAGATGTGGTGCGGCTGCCCGACCGACTTCGGCGGCGCGCCGAACACCCGGGTCTGCCCGGTCTGCCTGGGCCTGCCCGGCTCGCTCCCGGTGGCGAACAAGGCGGCCATCGAGGCGACCATCCGGATCGGCCTGGCGCTGAACTGCTCGATCGCGCAGTGGTGCCGGTTCGCCCGGAAGAACTACTTCTACCCGGACATGCCGAAGAACTTCCAGATCAGCCAGTACGACGAGCCGCTCTGCTTCGACGGCTACCTGGACGTGGAGGTCAACGGCGAGCTGGTGCGCATCGGCATCGAGCGGGTGCACCTGGAGGAGGACACCGGCAAGACGCTGCACGTCGGCGGCGCCACCGGGCGCATCCACGGCGCGACCGAGTCGCTCGTCGACTACAACCGGGCCGGCATCCCCCTCGTCGAGATCGTCACCAAGCCGGTCGCCGGCACCGGGGCGCTCGCGCCGGAGGTGGCCCGCGCCTACGTCACCGAGCTGCGCGACGTGATCCGCTCGCTGGGCGTCTCGGACGTACGGATGGAGGAGGGGTCGCTGCGCTGCGACGTCAACACCTCCCTCAACCTGCCCGGCCAGGAGTGGGGCACCCGCACCGAGACCAAGAACGTCAACTCGCTGCGGTCGGTCGAGCGGGCGGTCCGGTCGGAGATCATCCGGCAGGCGTCCGTGCTCGACGCGGGCGGCCGGATCACGCAGGAGACGCGGCACTTCCACGAGGACACCGGCGACACCACGCCGGGCCGCTCCAAGGAGACCGCGACCGACTACCGGTACTTCCCGGAGCCGGACCTGGTGCCGCTAGCGCCGGACGCCGCCTGGGTCGCCGAGCTGAAGGCCGCCCTGCCCGAGCTGCCCCGGCTGCACCGGCGCCGCCTGCAGGAGCAGTGGGGCCTGTCGGAGGCGGACATGCAGTCGGTGCTCAACGCCGGCGCGGTCGAGCTGATCGAGCAGACGGTGGCCGCCGGCGCCACCCCGGCCGCCGCCCGCAAGTGGTGGCTGGGCGAGCTGTCCCGGCGGGCCAACGAGACCGGCGTCGAGCTGGCCGACGTCGGGGCCACCCCGGCGCAGGTCGCCGAGCTGCAGGGCCTGGTCGACGCCGGCAAGCTCAACGACAAGCTGGCCCGCACCGTCCTGGAGGGCGTGGTGGCCGGCGAGGGCTCGCCGACCGAGATCATGACCAACCGGGGCCTGGGGGTCGTCTCGGACACCGGCGCGCTGACGGCCGCCGTGGACGAGGCGATCGCCGCCAACCCGGACATCGCGGAGAAGGTCCGCAGCGGCAAGGTCGCGGCGGCCGGCGCGCTGGTCGGCGCGGTCATGAAGACCACCCGCGGCCAGGCCGACGCCAAGACCGTCCGCGAACTGATCCTGGAACGCCTCACCGCCTGA
- a CDS encoding sensor histidine kinase, producing the protein MAKFLLVAMVAVVDTLLLAAAHSDGLPPAAIAAYALTVVLVIALRYRSPAASFVAALALATLTGGTYVLLLWAAYQAGRAISSPTGTAVTVGAAVGGLGAQLVARGAQGLAPVVSTFVVFVALPLLVGRYLAQHDRLVSALDRNNRQLRREQEILAERERLDERLRIARDMHDSLGHRLSLVSVQAAALEVAELPPQQQQAVRQLATATRRAMVELYELVGALRERDEAPAASTGVPAIGWLVAEFQAAGVSVTLRERGQALPLSTAAGQAAYRVVEEGLTNAVKHAPGQPVTVDVGWEDGTLLLTVVNPLPDPPTPRNDIGSGHGLTGLSERLLPAGGFLDHRLTEGSFRLYAMLPCVRSGVAEQPADDDHPLTVGRFRTVAVGFAAAVLMFVVLPASILAGVG; encoded by the coding sequence GTGGCCAAGTTTCTTCTCGTCGCCATGGTGGCCGTGGTGGACACCCTGCTCCTGGCGGCCGCCCACTCCGACGGCCTGCCCCCGGCGGCCATCGCGGCATACGCGCTGACCGTCGTGCTGGTGATCGCCCTGCGGTACCGGAGCCCCGCGGCCTCGTTCGTGGCCGCGCTGGCGCTGGCCACGCTGACCGGCGGCACGTACGTCCTGCTGCTCTGGGCCGCCTACCAGGCCGGGCGGGCGATCTCCTCCCCGACCGGCACCGCCGTGACCGTGGGCGCGGCGGTCGGCGGCCTCGGCGCACAGCTCGTGGCCCGGGGCGCGCAGGGACTCGCGCCCGTCGTCTCGACGTTCGTCGTGTTCGTCGCGCTGCCGCTGCTGGTCGGCAGGTATCTCGCGCAGCACGACCGGCTGGTGTCGGCGCTCGACCGGAACAACCGGCAGCTCCGCCGGGAACAGGAGATCCTCGCCGAGCGGGAACGGCTCGACGAACGGCTGCGGATCGCCCGGGACATGCACGATTCGCTCGGCCACCGGCTCAGCCTGGTGTCGGTCCAGGCGGCCGCGCTCGAGGTGGCGGAGCTGCCACCGCAGCAACAGCAGGCGGTCCGGCAGTTGGCGACCGCGACGCGCAGAGCGATGGTCGAGCTGTACGAGCTGGTGGGGGCGCTACGCGAACGGGACGAGGCACCCGCCGCGTCGACGGGGGTGCCGGCGATCGGCTGGCTGGTGGCCGAGTTCCAGGCGGCCGGGGTGTCGGTGACGCTGCGCGAACGCGGCCAGGCGCTGCCGCTGTCGACGGCGGCCGGGCAGGCGGCGTACCGGGTGGTCGAGGAGGGGCTGACCAACGCCGTCAAGCACGCCCCGGGCCAGCCGGTCACTGTCGACGTCGGCTGGGAGGACGGCACGCTGCTGCTCACCGTCGTCAATCCGCTGCCCGATCCGCCGACCCCACGCAACGACATCGGGTCGGGCCACGGCCTGACCGGGTTGAGCGAGCGGCTCCTCCCGGCCGGCGGGTTCCTGGATCACCGCCTGACCGAGGGTTCCTTCCGGCTCTACGCGATGCTGCCCTGCGTGCGGTCCGGCGTCGCGGAACAGCCGGCCGACGACGACCACCCGCTCACGGTCGGACGTTTCCGTACGGTCGCTGTCGGGTTCGCGGCCGCGGTGCTGATGTTCGTGGTCCTCCCCGCGAGCATCCTGGCGGGGGTGGGCTGA
- a CDS encoding ABC transporter permease translates to MSAGAVLTSEWTKIRTVRSTGWLLLLGFTLCVGLAALFGLSFRNPSPTGSAYFDPLFATFYSLTLGQLALVAFAVLVVGGEYGSGTIRMSLAAVPRRGVFYSGKVLAGALLVAGVSLVTVLATFVVAQAALGPRGTTLGADGVPQAIVGAWLYLTLICVFAMGVATMLRSSALSLGILIPLFFLGGQGLGNIPKLKTVTQFLPDQAGWVIMHLAGPPDDPRWARAYGPWAGLGILALWAAAALVGGYLVLRRRDA, encoded by the coding sequence ATGAGCGCCGGGGCGGTCCTCACCTCCGAATGGACCAAGATCCGGACTGTCCGGTCGACGGGCTGGCTTCTCCTGCTGGGCTTCACTCTCTGCGTCGGCCTCGCCGCCCTGTTCGGGCTCAGCTTCCGCAACCCTTCGCCCACCGGGTCGGCATACTTCGACCCGCTCTTCGCCACGTTCTACAGCCTCACCCTCGGCCAACTCGCGCTGGTGGCGTTCGCGGTGCTCGTGGTCGGCGGCGAGTACGGCTCCGGCACGATCCGCATGTCGCTGGCGGCGGTACCCCGCCGGGGCGTGTTCTACAGCGGCAAGGTGCTCGCCGGCGCGCTGCTGGTCGCGGGCGTCTCGCTGGTCACCGTGCTGGCCACCTTCGTCGTGGCGCAGGCGGCGCTCGGCCCGCGCGGTACGACCCTCGGCGCGGACGGGGTGCCGCAGGCGATCGTCGGCGCGTGGCTCTATCTGACGCTGATCTGTGTGTTCGCCATGGGGGTGGCGACGATGCTGCGCAGTTCGGCGCTGTCGCTCGGGATCCTGATCCCGCTGTTCTTCCTCGGTGGGCAGGGGCTCGGCAACATCCCGAAGCTGAAGACCGTGACGCAGTTCCTGCCGGACCAGGCCGGCTGGGTGATCATGCACCTGGCCGGGCCGCCGGACGATCCGCGCTGGGCCCGCGCGTACGGCCCCTGGGCCGGACTGGGCATCCTCGCGCTCTGGGCCGCCGCCGCCCTCGTCGGCGGCTACCTGGTGCTGCGCCGGCGCGACGCGTGA
- the gatC gene encoding Asp-tRNA(Asn)/Glu-tRNA(Gln) amidotransferase subunit GatC yields the protein MAAISREEVAHLARLSRLAVTEEELDTFAGQLDVILQAVAQVGEVAAADIPPTSHSVPLTNVLRDDVVVPGLTPEEALSGAPDAEEQRFRVPRILDEDVAS from the coding sequence ATGGCCGCCATCTCCCGCGAGGAGGTCGCGCACCTGGCGCGACTGTCGCGGCTCGCCGTCACGGAGGAGGAGCTGGACACCTTCGCCGGTCAGCTCGACGTGATCCTCCAGGCGGTCGCGCAGGTCGGCGAGGTCGCGGCGGCGGACATCCCGCCGACCTCGCACTCGGTGCCGCTGACCAACGTCCTGCGGGACGACGTCGTGGTGCCGGGGCTGACCCCGGAGGAGGCGCTGTCGGGCGCGCCCGACGCCGAGGAGCAGCGGTTCCGCGTACCGCGGATCCTGGACGAGGATGTGGCGTCATGA
- the gatA gene encoding Asp-tRNA(Asn)/Glu-tRNA(Gln) amidotransferase subunit GatA — MSDLTRLTATEIAGLVAAGETSAVEVTRAHLDRIAAVDDRVHAFLHVDSEGALAAAAEVDARRAAGEELGPLAGVPVAVKDVLTTKGVPTTVGSKILEGWRPPYDSTIVRRLREAGTVMLGKTNMDEFAMGSSTEYSAYGPTHNPWDLSRIPGGSGGGSAAALAAYEAPLAIGSDTGGSIRQPGAVTGTVGAKPTYGGTSRYGLVAFSSSLDTPGPCARTVLDAALLHEVIGGHDPRDSTSIPQPVPDVVAAAKRGATGDLTGVRLGIVSEFTGEGAEPGVLAAFRESVDALTKLGAEIVEVSCPNFKYALPAYYLIAPSECSSNLARFDGVRFGLRVGDDGNRSLEEVMSMTREVGFGPEVKRRIMIGTYALSSGYYDAYYGQAQKVRTLITRDFTAAFEQVDALISPTTPFVAFPVGARTSDPYQMYLADLFTIPTNLYGGPGISVPCGLSDGLPVGLQVMAPTMADDRMYRVAAALESAVGTFTPPAL, encoded by the coding sequence ATGAGTGACCTGACCAGACTGACCGCGACGGAGATCGCGGGGCTCGTCGCCGCCGGCGAGACCTCCGCCGTCGAGGTCACCCGGGCGCACCTGGACCGGATCGCCGCGGTCGACGACCGGGTGCACGCGTTCCTGCACGTCGACAGCGAGGGCGCGCTGGCCGCCGCCGCCGAGGTCGACGCCCGCCGCGCCGCCGGCGAGGAGCTGGGCCCGCTGGCCGGCGTGCCGGTCGCCGTCAAGGACGTGCTGACCACCAAGGGCGTGCCGACCACCGTCGGGTCGAAGATCCTGGAGGGCTGGCGCCCGCCGTACGACTCGACGATCGTGCGGCGGCTGCGCGAGGCCGGCACGGTGATGCTCGGCAAGACCAACATGGACGAGTTCGCGATGGGCTCCTCCACGGAATACTCGGCGTACGGGCCGACCCACAACCCGTGGGACCTGAGCCGGATCCCGGGCGGCTCCGGCGGCGGCAGCGCGGCGGCGCTGGCCGCGTACGAGGCGCCCCTGGCGATCGGCTCCGACACCGGCGGCTCGATCCGCCAGCCCGGCGCGGTCACCGGCACGGTCGGCGCGAAGCCCACCTACGGCGGCACCTCCCGCTACGGCCTGGTGGCGTTCTCCTCCTCGCTGGACACTCCCGGCCCCTGCGCCCGTACGGTGCTGGACGCCGCGCTGCTGCACGAGGTGATCGGCGGGCACGACCCGCGCGACTCCACCTCGATCCCGCAGCCGGTGCCGGACGTGGTGGCCGCCGCGAAGCGGGGCGCGACCGGCGACCTGACCGGCGTGCGGCTCGGCATCGTCAGCGAGTTCACCGGCGAGGGGGCCGAGCCGGGCGTGCTGGCCGCGTTCCGCGAGTCGGTCGACGCGCTGACCAAGCTGGGCGCCGAGATCGTCGAGGTGTCCTGCCCCAACTTCAAGTACGCCCTGCCGGCGTACTACCTGATCGCCCCGAGCGAGTGCTCCTCCAACCTGGCCCGGTTCGACGGCGTCCGGTTCGGCCTGCGGGTCGGCGACGACGGCAACCGGTCGCTGGAGGAGGTCATGTCGATGACCCGCGAGGTCGGCTTCGGCCCCGAGGTCAAGCGCCGGATCATGATCGGCACGTACGCGCTCTCGTCGGGCTACTACGACGCCTACTACGGGCAGGCGCAGAAGGTCCGGACCCTTATCACCCGGGACTTCACCGCCGCGTTCGAGCAGGTCGACGCGCTGATCTCGCCGACCACCCCGTTCGTGGCGTTCCCGGTCGGGGCGCGCACCTCCGACCCCTACCAGATGTACCTGGCCGACCTGTTCACCATCCCGACCAACCTCTACGGCGGTCCCGGCATCTCGGTGCCGTGCGGGCTCTCCGACGGGCTGCCGGTCGGTCTGCAGGTCATGGCCCCGACGATGGCCGACGACCGGATGTACCGGGTCGCCGCCGCGCTGGAGAGCGCCGTCGGCACGTTCACCCCACCGGCGCTGTAG
- a CDS encoding response regulator → MIKVLVADDEPLIRAGIRTVLESAPDITVLAEAENGRAAVAEAVRHRVDVALIDLRMPVLDGLGALEELGRQAPWLRVVVLTSFGAEPNVLHALQHRAAGFVLKNCTPDELVRAVRAAHAGDAWLSPAVTRLVLGMVTPVTARRRQDAGERLRALTSREREVVGLVAEGLSNAEIGRRLHMSETTIKTYVSRILTKLDCANRVQAALLVRDTEGR, encoded by the coding sequence ATGATCAAGGTTCTGGTCGCCGACGACGAACCCCTGATCCGGGCCGGCATCCGCACCGTGCTGGAGTCGGCGCCGGACATCACGGTCCTCGCCGAGGCGGAGAACGGCCGGGCAGCCGTGGCGGAGGCCGTCCGGCACCGCGTCGACGTCGCGCTGATCGACCTCAGGATGCCGGTGTTGGACGGACTGGGCGCGCTCGAGGAACTCGGTCGACAGGCGCCCTGGCTGCGGGTGGTGGTGCTGACCTCGTTCGGCGCGGAACCGAACGTGCTGCACGCCCTCCAGCACCGCGCGGCGGGATTCGTACTCAAGAACTGCACCCCGGACGAGTTGGTCCGCGCGGTCCGGGCGGCGCACGCCGGCGACGCCTGGCTCTCCCCCGCCGTGACCCGCCTGGTGCTGGGCATGGTCACGCCGGTGACCGCCCGGCGCCGGCAGGATGCCGGCGAGCGGCTGCGCGCGTTGACGTCGCGCGAGAGGGAGGTCGTGGGGCTGGTGGCCGAGGGCCTGTCCAACGCCGAGATCGGCCGGCGGCTGCACATGAGCGAGACCACCATCAAGACCTACGTGAGCCGGATCCTCACCAAGCTGGACTGTGCGAACCGCGTCCAGGCGGCCCTGCTGGTCCGCGACACCGAGGGCCGGTAG